The genomic segment CGAACGGGCGTTTACTATCAGAAAGGGATCCGCTCCATCCTGGAAAAGGGGCTGGATGGCCAGCCACTGCCCGAAACTCAGCCGGATCGTCTGGCGGAGCTCACTCACCTCAATATCCGTGGCTCAGGCTACTATCACTAAGGATCAAAGATGACAGAACAACTCAAACAGCAACTTCGGGAGCTGAAACTAAGTGGTATCCGGGATGCCCTGGAAAGGCAACATCAGCAACCCGGGCACTACCAGGAACTCGGGTTCGAAGAGCGACTCAGCCTGCTGCTGGAGCAGGAGCTGACGGATCGGTCTCAGCGGCGGATCGAGCGCCTTATCAAGCAGGCCCGATTCCGGCTGCAGGCAAATCTGGAGCAACTGGATTATCGAAGTGATCGCGGCTTGCATAGAGCCCAGATCCGCTCACTGGCAGAGGGATACTGGCTTAGCCTGGGGCAGACTCTGATCCTGACCGGGGCGACCGGGTGCGGGAAAACCTATCTGGCCTGCGCCCTGGGCCATCACTTCTGTCTGCAGGGACTCGGGGTTCGCTACTTCCGGTTTAAAGAGCTGCTGGAGCAACTGCAGCTGGCTCAGGCTGATGGCAGCTATCGAAAGCTGATGGTTCAGTTGAGAAACACGCCGCTTCTGATCCTCGATGACTGGGGACTGGAGTCGCTGAATGCGCTTCAGCGTAGCGATCTACTGGAGTTAATCGATGCTCGCCATGGTCACGGAGCCACACTGATCGGCAGCCAGCTTCCGCTGGAGCACTGGCACACAATGATCGGTGAATCAACCCATGCGGATGCGATCCTGGATCGTCTGGTTCATGGAGCGATCCGTGTAGAATTATGCGGAGAATCGATGAGAAAAATCACCGCAGAGTTGACGGATGCCGATCACTCAGGGTAAAAAATAACCCAGTCTGTGAGACGGGATGTTGAGGTGATCGACATCATATTATTCGGTGATCGCCATCGCGATAATACGCAACCGAGTGGCAACGGGTCAGGGGGACTGCTCACCCAGTCCCCCTAACAACCCCGAGGGTGTCCCCCGATTCGCGATCATCCTCAGAGTCACTGGTTTTTGAGATACACAGAAACGAGCCATCCATGGCTCGGCCCTGCTTTCAGGATATCCATATCCTTCAATCTCAAACTCCAGCGTGACTCTTCGGTGCGAATCAAAGGGGAAATTACCCCCCGTCAGCGAGCGCCGAGGCGAACCGTAGAGAACTCAGGTTGAGCGGCAAGGGTGACGTTTCTCCCAGAGAAACAGAACGAGAGGCAGGATGCCGAACTGGGAGGGCTTATCATGGATGATAAGCAGCGTGAGAATGCAGTCAAAACAGGGACGTTTTGTCTGCATGCTACCTTAATTTTCAGGAAAGCCGAGGGTTCAGCGAGGTCCGGGGCGTCCCGGGAGATGCACACCGTTAACGCCCTCCATGGCTAACACGGCATTCAGACTTCCTTGTCTATCAGAGAAAGCGGACGAGTGTATCCCTGCCATACATGGATGTATTAATGCCGTGGAAGGCAGGATGCCTGAGAACGGCTTCTTGCCTGCCGCCAGCCAGCGCTGGCATTACTCTGTGCCTCAGGCACAAATCCAGCCGGCTGCAAGCCACGCAACCAAAATACCCGGGTATCCCTGGGAGTACAGAGGGGTTGGACAAGCAACCCCCTCTGGCTGCTGTCGGCAGTCCGGCAATTGTGCCTCTGGCACAAAGTAGCTGTTCGCAGGTCAAACAGCACCAGTTTATCCTATGGATAGCGAAGTTGTGTCTAGCCACTCAGCTATCAGGCCCTGGCATCAGGGCCATAAAACATAGAGGCTACCCCGTGCCACCTAACCTGGGTGGCAGGATCTCAAATCTGGGCACTCCCTCAGGGAAAACGGCCCAGCTGGGAGCGTGAGCCGTATAGATCAGCATCTGGGGGGAAAAGCCCTCGCTATCATCCAGGGTT from the Dongshaea marina genome contains:
- the istB gene encoding IS21-like element helper ATPase IstB — translated: MTEQLKQQLRELKLSGIRDALERQHQQPGHYQELGFEERLSLLLEQELTDRSQRRIERLIKQARFRLQANLEQLDYRSDRGLHRAQIRSLAEGYWLSLGQTLILTGATGCGKTYLACALGHHFCLQGLGVRYFRFKELLEQLQLAQADGSYRKLMVQLRNTPLLILDDWGLESLNALQRSDLLELIDARHGHGATLIGSQLPLEHWHTMIGESTHADAILDRLVHGAIRVELCGESMRKITAELTDADHSG